Genomic window (Subtercola endophyticus):
GCAGGTCGGCGAGGTCGACTCGGCCGCCGATGTGGCCATCTTCGGCATTCCGAATCCCACCGGCGTGGGCGCTACGCTCAACCCAGTGACGGCGGCGAGCCTGGGGCTCGGCCAGATCTTCAACGGGTCGACCGCGGCCCCCGTGGTGCGGCCGGGTGGCACGGCGATCTTCTACCACCCGCTGACGCCGTGGTTCCACCCGCTGTACAACCCGGCCTACGTCGACTTCTTCGCCGAGGCGCTGAGTGCGACGACCGACCCCGCGCAACTCTCGGCCGAGTTCGAGACGCGGTTCGCGACCGACCCGTGGTACCGGCACCTCTACCAGACGAGCTACGCGCACCACGCGCTGCATCCGTTCCACGCCTGGTACTCGGCGGCACCGGCCATCGACTACCTCGGCGAGATCATCTTCGTCGGCGGCAATCTCGAGTCCACGCGGCGCCTGGGCTTCAAGGCCGCGACGACGCTCAACGATGCGCTCGAGATGGCGTCGGATTCGGTCGGGCTCGAGCCGTCGATCACGTACGTGCACGGCGCGCCGGTGAGCATCTCCGAGGTGAGCTGATGGGCGTTCCGTCGCGGGCGACCGTGCGGCTGCTGGTGAATCCGGTCGTGCGCGGGCGGGAGTACCTCAGCGAGCTTCCGGGTCCGTTCATCTTCGTAGCGAATCATCCGAGCGAACTGGATGCTCCGCTGCTCGCTCTCGTGCTCGCGCGTATCGCGCCGCGGCTGGTGGCGGTGGGCGCTGCTCCACAGACCGGAGCGCGCGGAGCTTTCGAGAGCGCACTCGGCCTGCGCTCCGCTGGGCGGCTGGCCGGGCTACTGAACCGCGGAGTCAGCGTGCTGCTCTTTCCGGAGAACGACCGTGCCGACGACGGAACGCTGACACCGTTCAATCTCGGGGCTGCTCGGCTGGGCATCCAGACCGGCGTGCCGATCGTGCCGGTGGCGCTCTCAGGCACCTACCGGGCCCTTCCGCCGTGGCGACACCTGCCCGAAACCTCGCGGCCTCGGGTGAACGTGGTATTCGGGCGGCCAATCCGGCCCGACGCCGGCTCCGAACCCTCTGCAGTGAACGACGACATCGTGACGGCGATCACACTCGGAATGGCCGAAGTGAAAAACGGCTGGTACGGGGCGTTGCGAGCCGAAGCCGAAGGAACGTTGGTGGCGGCCGGCAGTGCAAGCGATGAGGGTGGCGCCGAGACTGGCACTGCGCGCTGGCGCCGCATCTGGAAAGCGACCGCTCCCGATGAGGTGCAACGCCGAACGGTGTGGGTGAAGTAAGAGCGCCGAGTCAACTGACAGCCCTTGAATCGCACATGTTTTCATATCGCGCAAATTTCCAGCTAGACGCAGCAGAATAGTTACTAACCCGTAGACAGCACGGGTGAGAAAACGACAGAAACGGGAGGATGAGGCCGACACGCGAACTGCGTCACGCCTCCAGTGCTCATGGCCTTCGATATCGACAGCTACACCAAGACGAGCAAGAACGTGGCGTGGGAAGACCTCGACTTCGAAGACTTTCGCACGAATCCGTTGCCGCCCGACACTCTGCGGGTCATCCGCTACATGGCCGACGTCGAGTACCACACGGTCTGCTACATGCGCGACATGCTCGTCACGCCTTCGCACCGCGACCAAGACGTGACCGGGTTCATGACCATGTGGAACCGCGAGGAGTTCTGGCACGGCGAGGCCCTGGCCGACGTGCTGCGCATGCACGACATCACTCTCGAGTTCGACGAACTCAAGTCGAAGCGCCTCAAGCTCGGCTGGAAGGACCGCATCGACCCGGTCAAGCAGTCGGTGCTGTCGAACCTCGTCGGCAAAGACTTCATCGGCGTGCACATGATCTGGGGTGCAGCCAACGAGTGGTCGGCCGTTGCCGCCTACAAGCGCCTGGCCGAGATCGAGGGAAACCCGGTGCTCGCAGAGCTGCTCAAGCGCATCGCGATGCAAGAGGCCCGGCACGTGGCGTTCTACGCCACCCAGGCCCGTGAGCGCCTCGGCAAGAGCGTGGTTGCACAGAAGTTCGCTCGGTTCGCGCTCGGCAAGTTCTGGGGCCCGGTCGGCTCGACCATCATGGACAAGACCGAGGTCAAACACGTGATGGGCCACATCTTCGGCGGCCCCGAGGGGCGCAAGGCCATCAACGCCATCGACGCCCACATCGCCAAGATGCCGGGCCTCGGCGGCCTCACGATCGTGGCCGACTCGCTCGACGCGAACGGCATCGCGGCGTAACTGATGGAGCGGGGGTCTGGCGGTCGGGGTGCTGGCGGTCGGGGTGCTGACCGTCTTCCGTTTGCGGCGATCGTCTACAACCCGACCAAGGTCGACCTGCGCCGGCTGCGTCCGCTCGTCGAGAAGGTGGAGGCCGAGCGCGGCTGGGCACCCAGTCTGTGGGCCGAGACCACCGTCGCCGACCCTGGCGAGGCAGCCTCGGCACAACTGCTCGCGCACGTGCCGACACCGAGCGTGCTGATCGCCGTCGGGGGCGACGGAACCGTCAGCGCGGTCGCCCAGGCGCTGGTGTCGCGAACTTCGCAGAGCTCGCAACGGCTTCAGGGCGCAGGCGCTTCCGTCTCGCGCGACGGTGCGGTTGAGCATCCGGCCCCCGCTTTGCCAGCAGGTGAGCAGGTGACTGCCCCCGACACTCGTGAACTCTCGGTGGGGGTGCCGCTGGGCATCCTGCCGGCCGGAACCACCAACTTGTTCGCGCGGGCTCTCGGGCTTCCGTTGCGCAGCCACAAGAAAGCCCTGCTCGCCGCGTTCAGCGACACGGTTCGCACCGTCGACGTGGGGCGAGTGGATGCCCGGCTCGAGTCGGGCGCAACGCTGAGCCGCGCGTTCATGGTCATGGCAGGTATGGGCGTCGACGCCCAGATGGTGGTCAACACCTCGGCGCGGGGCAAGAGCGCGCTCGGCTGGACAGGGTACATCGCCGCCATTGTGGGCTCGTTCGTGACGAATCGCCGCTTCGACCTCTCGTACACGCTCGACGGAGACGCTCTCGCTGCCGCCCCGGCGCACACGATCGTGGTGGGCAATGCGGGGGTGCTGCCGGCGGGCATCCGCATGATTCCGGGGGCGCGCATCGACGACGGGCTGCTCGATGTGGTCGTACTGCGCCCGAGCGGATTCGCGCAGTGGACCCACGCGCTCGGCTGGTTCGTGCGCACCAACACTCCCGCGCTTCCACGCCGGGCCGCGGGCCGGGCAGCGGCCGACGGCTCTGCGCCCGTGGTGTCGGCCGCGGTGACACACTCGCGCGCGACCACCGTGTCGTGGTCTGCCGGCCCCGCCCAAGACTTCGAGATCGACGGCGAGCACCTCGGCCGCGTCACCTCTGCCGACGCCCACATCGAGCCCGCCGCCCTGCGCGTGCGCGGCAGCGTCGCGCCGTGACCCCGGTTGCATGAGAGCTCGTCGTGACGTATGCTCAATTCAGCGGTTGGCTCTAGCCGACCGAAGTGAACTCGGTAGCCTTCCGGACGGTCGGTGAGCCGAGTTTCGCGCTTAACGGGTGCTCGCCGATCCGCGTTGCGACGTAGGTTCGTCGACATCGACATCGACATCGACTGAGCACGTAATCAGCGGCGAGACTCGTCGGCGCCAATCGCCTCCTCGAGCTACACACCACGCGACAGCGTCGGAAACCCACAAAAGCGGTTCGTCTGCCGATGTCTCGTGTCCATATGTCGCGTGCGACGCGGAACGCGATTTCGTCAATTCGTGAAACAGAATGCGGCGGTCGAACTTTTCAATGGAGTAGTCGCGTTCGAGAATGATTCTGCTGACGTGCGACTGCACTGCGTAACGCGCCACCGCAGCTAGACATCGCTCTCGCGCGACCAGCTCGTCTTTTTCATCGCTGCGGTAGACGGTCACCGACAGGTTCAGCTGTGCGAACTGCGAGAGAATAAGCCGACGACGCGAATCCCCCTCTTTCACAAAGTGAACGCGACGCTGCCCGGATTTTCGGAGCCGTGCTACGGCCTTTCTGGCGTCTGCACAACGACCCTCCGAGACCTGCGTCGCAACGATGAAGTAGCTGCTTCCCTTGCTCTCATCGAGAAAGAGAACGGTCACGTCGTGGCACCTCTCCTGGTCCGGCCGCTCGACCGGTGCGCGCGGCAGATCAACCTTATCTGAGCGTTGCTCACTCATTTCTGACCTGTGCATAAGGTGAGTAGCCTCAGATTGTGGGCAATGCGACGAGCGCAGAGGGCGACCACGAGGTGGCGCGGGTCGCACGCGAGGTGTTCGGGTGGGGCGCGCTGCGGTCCGGGCTCGGTGAGGCGATGCGCACACTCATCGAGGGGCGGGATGTGCTGGCGATCATGCCGACGGGGTACGGCAAGTCGTCGATCTATGAGGTCACGGGCACGGTGCTCGGCGGTGTGACGATCGTGGTGTCACCGCTCATCGCGCTGCAAGAAGATCAGGTGCGCACGCTCACGGCGGTAGCAGATGCTCCCCCGGCCGTCGCCGTCAACTCGAGCCATGGGCAGGCCGCCGCCCGGGCCGCCTGGCGGCGCATCGAGCAAGGGCGGGCGGGGTTCATCTTTCTCGCTCCCGAGCAGTTGGCGAATGAGGATGTACGAGACCGGCTCCGCGCCCTGCCGGTCAGGCTGTTCGTGGTCGACGAGGCGCACTGCGTCTCCTCGTGGGGGCACGACTTCAGGCCGGACTACCTGCAGTTGGGCGACGCGATCGAGACTCTCGGGCATCCACCCGTCTTGGCGATGACGGCGACCGGGGCGTCTCCGGTGCGCGACGAGATCGTCGAGCGGCTGGGGCTCACGAACCACCGGCTGATCGCGCGCGGCTTCGACCGGCCGAACCTGCATCTCGCGGTAGTGCGGCACGAGACAGACGCCGACAAGCGGCGGTCCGTGCGCGAGCAGGTCGAGCGGCTCGAGGGCGTCGGTCTCATCTACGTTCCCACCCGCCACGACACGCAGCTGTACTCGGGCGAGTTGGTTGAGGCGGGCATCCGCTCGGCCGGCTACAACGGCGGAATGCCTGCATCCGAGCGCGAAGAAGTTTACGAGCGGTTCATCGCCGACGAGCTCGACGTGGTGGTCGCGACCAGCGCATTCGGAATGGGAATCGACAAGTCCGACGTGAGATTCGTCGTGCACGCGGCCGTCACCGACTCGATCGACAGCTACTACCAGGAGATCGGCCGCGCGGGCCGTGACGGCGAAGCCGCGAACGTCACCCTGCACTACCGGCCAGAAGACTTCGCGCTCACGAGCTTCTTCGAGGGCGGCGCACCCGACGACGCCCAGGTGCGCCGGATGTTCGGGGCCATCGCCGAGCATCCGGGGCTCTCACGGGCCGAACTCGCCACCGAACTCGATACGCACGAGCGCGCCATCACCCGGCTGCTCGGCCTGCTCGAAGACGCCGGGGTGGTCGTGGCGGCGGCGGATGGTCTGACCGCCGCCACTGCAACCGGCACCGCCGTTCTGGGCACCGCCGTGCCGGGCACCGCCGTGCCGGGCACCGCCGTTCTGGACACCGCCGTGCCGGGCACCGCCGTGCCGGCCAGCACCGGCCCGGCCAGCACGGGCCTGGGCAGCACCGGCACGATCACCGCCGACGAGGCCGTCGCCCGCACCGCGCAGCACGCCGCCTCACGCCAGCGGGTCGAGCACTCGCGGGCCGCGATGATGCGGGAGTACGCCGAGACGCGCTCGTGCCGGCGCCAGGTGCTGCTCGGCTACTTCGGCGAGAATCTGCCCGAGCCGTGCGGCAACTGCGACACCTGCGACTCGGGCAGCGCCTACGAGCACGCTGAATCGACAGCCCGCGCGTCGTTCGCGGTCGATGAGCACGTCACCCACGCCTCCTGGGGCGACGGCGTGGTGATGCGGGTAGAGGCCGACCGGATCACCGTGTTCTTCGAACGAGAGGGATACCGCGTGCTCTCCATCGCAGATGCCACGCGCTTTCATCTGCTGAGCGTGACCCCTTCGGCACCACCCACGCAGTGACGGTGCGCGTGTACGCTGCCAGTGCACGACCCGTCACGCACAAAGGAGCAGCAACGATGACCACCGTCAAGAAGCCCGTCGGCATGAGCAACAACCACTTCGATACGCTTTCGCAGATCTTTCAGCACCCCACGAGCCACAACATCGAGTGGCGCGCCGTGCTCTCGCTGCTCGAAGAGCTCGGCACCGCCGAGGAGCGGCACGACGGCAAGTTCCACGTGACACTGGGCGACGAAACCGAGATCTTCGACCGGCCGCGCGACAAAGACATCGACGTGCAGATGGTGGTCGACCTGCGCCGGATGCTCAGCGGCGCCGGTTACGGACCCGAGCCCACCGAAGCCTGAGCCGTCTCGCCGGCTGCGGCGGTCGGCGGCAGGCGCGCGACAGCGACACTTTCGGACGAGATGAGCCGCCGGGGCGGCCGCTCTCGTCCGAAGACGTCGCTCTCAATGGCGCCGGGCGGCGCCGGGCGGGCGACGATAGGGTGGAGGGGATGCGGTTATTACTGATTCGACACGGCCAGACGATCGACAATGTGCGCGGGGCACTCGGAACCGTCGTTCCGGGCCCGCCGCTCACCGAGCTGGGTGAGACGCAGGCGGCGGCGATTCCCGGGGCACTCGAGGGCGAGCGGATCGACGCGATCTACGTGTCGACGATGCTGCGCACCCACCTCACGGCGGCACCTCTCGCTGCGGCACGCGGGCTCGCGCCGGTCGTGGTCGACGGCCTGCAGGAGATCGACGCCGGCAGCCTCGAGCAGCGCAATGACGAGGATGCAATCCGCGCGTACATGGGTACGATCTTCGCCTGGTGGACCGACTTCTCGGCCCGCATTCCGGGCGGCGAAGACGGCGCCGAGTTCTACGGCAGATACGACGGCGCGATCGAATCCATCGCGCGAAAGCACGCGGGCGAGCCCAACAGCACCGTCGCGATCGTCAGCCACGGGGCCGCGATCAGGGCGTGGGCCTCGTTCACGTCGCAGAATCTCGACGCGGACTTCAGCCGCGAGCATCCGCTCGAGAACACCGGCATGGTGATGCTCGAAGGCTCGCCCGACGCGGGCTGGGTCACCACCGAGTGGGCCGGCGAACCGCTCGGCGGCGCTCAGCTCGAAGACCAGGCCGCACCCGACCCTACGGGCGAGGCGACGGCCTGACCGGATGCCCGGCGAGACGCCGACCCACACATTCGGATGCCCGGGGCAGGGTGACGCAGACTACTCGTCGACCCCGACCAGAACGTCGGACGCCTTGATGACGGCATAGGCAGCCGACCCGACCGTGAGCCCGAGGTCGTCGACGGCCTCGTTCGTGATCGACGCGGTGACGATGGCGCCGCCGCCGATGTCGATTCGTACGTGCGAGGTGGTGGCACCCTTCGTCACTTCGACGATGGTGCCGGTGAGCTGGTTGCGTGCGCTGAGCTTCATGGGGTTCCTTCTTTCGCTGCCTCGACCCTAGGGTGTGATGCTGAACTCTGCACCGGCTACGCGGCGCGTCTCGTGGCGGCCTGCAGCGTTCTCATCGTCGGCCGCACTTCCAGTGCGACCTCCTCTTCGGCCTTGCAGGCCACCACGATCCGAGCCGCTCGCTCAGCACAGAGTTCAGCATCACACCCTAGCGGCCTTGCGCTTGCGGCGTCGGTCGCGCAGCTCGGAGATGCCCATGAAGATCGCGTAGCCGAATAAGAGCACCACCAGGGCGGGAACGATGAACGCCCGCGACGGCCCGGTGATCCAGGTATTGACGTACCCGATCCACGGAATGTCGTACCAGAGCACGCCGCGAATCTGCACCTGCTGAACGGGGTTCGGGTCGGCCAGGTCGTTGTTGTCACCCTTCGTGATGAACGTGGTGCTGCCGTCGCTCGCGATAGTGCGGGAGACGACCCGGTGGCTCACCACAGCCGGCTTGCCCGAATCGATCTGATAGGTCACGACCTGGCCGATGCGGATGTCGTCGACGTCGACGGGGCGGATGACGATGAGTGTGCCCGGCGGCAGCCCCGGTTCCATCGACTGGGTGAGCACCGTCAGCGCCTCGCCCCCGCTCAGCTTGGGAATCACGATGACGACCACCGCGATGGCCAGAATCAGAATGAGCACCGCCACACTGAGGGCCGAGCCGAGGTAGTAGAGAAAGCTGCGCTCGGGCGGCAGAAAACGGTGCCGCGGGCCCTTCGGCACGGCGGCAGCGGCAGCGGCGGAAGCACCGGTGGAAGCGGCACCACCACCAGTACCACCGGTGGAAGCGGCACTGCGGTCACCGGCGGCAGAGGATGCGTCGAGCGTCATGCGGGGCAGTTCACGTGCTCGAGGATGACGCCGATGATGCCCGCGTTGCCGGTGAGCGTGATGGGCAGGCCCGGCGACGTCGTGCCGTACTGCGTCTCGGTCGCCTTCACCAGAAGCGCCTGGGGGCTCACCCCGAGGTCGGCCCACATCACGTCGACGCTGGTCGTCGTGCTCGACTTCATCACCGTGCCGGCCGGCGAGCGGACGAGCTGGTAGCTCAGTCCCGTGCCCGTCGTGCCCGCTGTCGGCGCCGTCCACGACAGCGTCACGTACGACTGAAGCAACCCGAGAATCAACTGGGTTTTCGGCGTGCAGGTGAGCCCCGACGGATCCGCCGTGCGGAAAACGCTCTGGGTGAAGGCCGCGCCGGGTGCCGCCGCGCTCCATTGGGTGCCCACCCGGCCCGTCATCGTCAACGTCACGGCCGACGAGAGACCCTGCGATGCTGCGACCGTCGTGCCGAGGCTCGTGGCGGCGCAGAGCACGAAACTCGCGGCGGGCACGGCGCTGGTCGCCGCGCCCGGCAGGGCGGGCAGCGCAGCCAGTGTTCCGGTCGTGGCCACGCCGGCCCCGGTCGGCACGGTTGCCTGGCAGACGCCGCCCACGGCCATCCACAATGACAGAGTCACGTTCGCTGCCGGAAGCGTTCCGGTGAGCGCCGCCGAGAGCGTGTAGGCGAGGGGTGCGG
Coding sequences:
- a CDS encoding RecQ family ATP-dependent DNA helicase gives rise to the protein MGNATSAEGDHEVARVAREVFGWGALRSGLGEAMRTLIEGRDVLAIMPTGYGKSSIYEVTGTVLGGVTIVVSPLIALQEDQVRTLTAVADAPPAVAVNSSHGQAAARAAWRRIEQGRAGFIFLAPEQLANEDVRDRLRALPVRLFVVDEAHCVSSWGHDFRPDYLQLGDAIETLGHPPVLAMTATGASPVRDEIVERLGLTNHRLIARGFDRPNLHLAVVRHETDADKRRSVREQVERLEGVGLIYVPTRHDTQLYSGELVEAGIRSAGYNGGMPASEREEVYERFIADELDVVVATSAFGMGIDKSDVRFVVHAAVTDSIDSYYQEIGRAGRDGEAANVTLHYRPEDFALTSFFEGGAPDDAQVRRMFGAIAEHPGLSRAELATELDTHERAITRLLGLLEDAGVVVAAADGLTAATATGTAVLGTAVPGTAVPGTAVLDTAVPGTAVPASTGPASTGLGSTGTITADEAVARTAQHAASRQRVEHSRAAMMREYAETRSCRRQVLLGYFGENLPEPCGNCDTCDSGSAYEHAESTARASFAVDEHVTHASWGDGVVMRVEADRITVFFEREGYRVLSIADATRFHLLSVTPSAPPTQ
- a CDS encoding ferritin family protein, with product MAFDIDSYTKTSKNVAWEDLDFEDFRTNPLPPDTLRVIRYMADVEYHTVCYMRDMLVTPSHRDQDVTGFMTMWNREEFWHGEALADVLRMHDITLEFDELKSKRLKLGWKDRIDPVKQSVLSNLVGKDFIGVHMIWGAANEWSAVAAYKRLAEIEGNPVLAELLKRIAMQEARHVAFYATQARERLGKSVVAQKFARFALGKFWGPVGSTIMDKTEVKHVMGHIFGGPEGRKAINAIDAHIAKMPGLGGLTIVADSLDANGIAA
- a CDS encoding histidine phosphatase family protein; the protein is MRLLLIRHGQTIDNVRGALGTVVPGPPLTELGETQAAAIPGALEGERIDAIYVSTMLRTHLTAAPLAAARGLAPVVVDGLQEIDAGSLEQRNDEDAIRAYMGTIFAWWTDFSARIPGGEDGAEFYGRYDGAIESIARKHAGEPNSTVAIVSHGAAIRAWASFTSQNLDADFSREHPLENTGMVMLEGSPDAGWVTTEWAGEPLGGAQLEDQAAPDPTGEATA
- a CDS encoding DUF3800 domain-containing protein — encoded protein: MSEQRSDKVDLPRAPVERPDQERCHDVTVLFLDESKGSSYFIVATQVSEGRCADARKAVARLRKSGQRRVHFVKEGDSRRRLILSQFAQLNLSVTVYRSDEKDELVARERCLAAVARYAVQSHVSRIILERDYSIEKFDRRILFHELTKSRSASHATYGHETSADEPLLWVSDAVAWCVARGGDWRRRVSPLITCSVDVDVDVDEPTSQRGSASTR
- a CDS encoding diacylglycerol/lipid kinase family protein, with product MERGSGGRGAGGRGADRLPFAAIVYNPTKVDLRRLRPLVEKVEAERGWAPSLWAETTVADPGEAASAQLLAHVPTPSVLIAVGGDGTVSAVAQALVSRTSQSSQRLQGAGASVSRDGAVEHPAPALPAGEQVTAPDTRELSVGVPLGILPAGTTNLFARALGLPLRSHKKALLAAFSDTVRTVDVGRVDARLESGATLSRAFMVMAGMGVDAQMVVNTSARGKSALGWTGYIAAIVGSFVTNRRFDLSYTLDGDALAAAPAHTIVVGNAGVLPAGIRMIPGARIDDGLLDVVVLRPSGFAQWTHALGWFVRTNTPALPRRAAGRAAADGSAPVVSAAVTHSRATTVSWSAGPAQDFEIDGEHLGRVTSADAHIEPAALRVRGSVAP
- a CDS encoding signal peptidase I, encoding MTLDASSAAGDRSAASTGGTGGGAASTGASAAAAAAVPKGPRHRFLPPERSFLYYLGSALSVAVLILILAIAVVVIVIPKLSGGEALTVLTQSMEPGLPPGTLIVIRPVDVDDIRIGQVVTYQIDSGKPAVVSHRVVSRTIASDGSTTFITKGDNNDLADPNPVQQVQIRGVLWYDIPWIGYVNTWITGPSRAFIVPALVVLLFGYAIFMGISELRDRRRKRKAARV
- a CDS encoding lysophospholipid acyltransferase family protein, with product MGVPSRATVRLLVNPVVRGREYLSELPGPFIFVANHPSELDAPLLALVLARIAPRLVAVGAAPQTGARGAFESALGLRSAGRLAGLLNRGVSVLLFPENDRADDGTLTPFNLGAARLGIQTGVPIVPVALSGTYRALPPWRHLPETSRPRVNVVFGRPIRPDAGSEPSAVNDDIVTAITLGMAEVKNGWYGALRAEAEGTLVAAGSASDEGGAETGTARWRRIWKATAPDEVQRRTVWVK
- a CDS encoding TOBE domain-containing protein, encoding MKLSARNQLTGTIVEVTKGATTSHVRIDIGGGAIVTASITNEAVDDLGLTVGSAAYAVIKASDVLVGVDE